A region of the Nocardia asteroides genome:
GGATCGTCGACCCCGGCCGCCTCTACCGACTGCGCAACGGCAAGTGGGCCGAGCCGTGGCCCCGCGGCTGCCCGCGCTGCGGGCAGCAGTTCGGCCCGAAGCGGATGCTTGTCGGGTCACTCGCGTGCCTGCAGGCCGGCGGCATTCACCGCCTCCACTTCTGCACCGCGTGTGGTCACGTCGTGTACACACCGCCCATCGACGCGGACTGCGAGCACCCGACGACACGGTCTACCTGAAGCGGATCAGCTGGCCAGATCCAAAAGGTAGACCGGCGGGTCCTCCTCTTCGGCGGCACCGCAGTAGCAGGTCCCGGTGCAGTCCGCGCACGTCGAGCAGTCCAGGCACCAGGCGGACAGGTGGTGGCCGCACTCGGCGTTCCATTCCGCGTCGAGGGTGACCGGGTGAGGGATGAGCGGACCGCCCTGATCGTATGAGTTTCCTGAGTCAACCCCTATGCGGCGGTCGGTTGTTTTTCCGGTTGGTGGCGGGTGGGGTTGTAGGCGGTTTTGGTGCGCCAGCAGGCCCAGATGACGCGCAGCCAAGCGCGGCCGAGGGTGCGCAGGGCGTGTGGGTGGCGTTGCCCGCGTGCACGGGCCGCGGCGTAGCGCTGCGCGGCCCAGGCGTGGGCGCGGCGGCTGTTGTCGAACCAGACGTGCAGGGCTTGGCGGGCGTGTCGGTTGGTGGCGTGCCGGAACGCGACGGTATGGGTCTTGCCAGAGGCGCGGGTGACCGGGGCGACACCGGTCTCCGCGGCCAGTTGATCGAAGCTGGTGGTGCGCTCGAGGATCGGGCCGACCTCACCGATGATCTGGGCCAGGTTCAGGGTGCCCACGCGTGGCAGATCGCCGAGCAACCGGGCGTAGGGGTGTGCGGTGACGGCCTCGGTGATGATCGTTTCGAGGGCGTCGATGCCGGCCTGCAGTGCCCGCACGACCGCGACCTGGGCGCGGACCAACTGCGCCACCACGGCCTGCCCGAGGCGGGTGGCGGCCACCGGCGCCTCACGCAGTCGGGCCAGCAGTTCGCTTCCGCTGCGGCGGCCACTGTAGCCTCGGCGTTTGCAGAACTGCTCGAGGCGGGCCGGGGTGAGCCCGGCGGCGCTCTGCGGGGTCGGGTAGCGGTCGAGGAACTCCAGCGTGATCGGCGAATGCAGTTGCGCGAAAACGGTTTTGCCCCCGGGCCAGTGCGCATCGAGCAGGGCGGCGAGCTGGTTGGCAGCCGCGATACGCAGACCCAGCTGGTCGCCGCGCTGGCGGGTCAGTGCCTGCAGCTCGAGAGTTTCCGGCAGTGTCGGCACCAGCCGCGGCAGGCGGTGGATGTCGGTGCGCGCGAAGTCCGCCAGCTTGAACGCGTCGCCGGGATCGTTCTTCGCCCGCGCTGCGCCCCAGCGTGGCCGGGCGGCATGGAATGCGTTGGGGTGTATCGCGATCACCGGGTGACCGGCGGCGAGCAGGCGGTCCACGACCAAGCCGCGGGTGGTCTCGATCGCCACCGGCAGATCGGTACGGTCGCCGTGACGAGCCAGTTCGGCCAGCGCCCGGGCGATGCCGTCCTCGGTATGAGGGATCCTCAGCCGGTCGACCCGGCCCCCGGCGTCGTTGATCACGGTCACGTCGTGGGCAGCGTTTCCCCAGTCCCAGCCGACGAACAACGGCTGTCTCCTTCGAGGTCGAATCCGCACCTCGCCGGTCTCGAGGGCCGCTGCCGGAAGCTCACTAATCGGCCCTCACACACGGGGCATGTTCCTGACGCCGGTCTGCGGCCCTCGGCCCGGCAGGGCTGGCGGAACTCATACTGGCCATCGAATGGCACGCGATCTAGGCCATGCACCCACCGGGACCGAGAGGTCACAACCCTACCTGTTCGGGTTGCAGAAAGGATGGTGCCCTAGTGAGCGAAACTGCATACCTCGAATGGTCACCCTGGGCACCGACACGAATCGGACGAAAGCTACGGCGACCCCATAGCATCGGCAGCTCAACGACGCGCCACTCGGACTATGGATCAGAAGGTTGGGACCTTCCGCAAGGCGTGCGACCCAGCACGATGGCAGCTGACTCTTAATCAGCGGGTTCGGGGTTCGAGTCCCTGATGGCGCACCATGGATCACTGGGTATGACCTGCGCAAGCGGTCGAATCGCAACTCTCGACCACAGGTCGAGGTACCCACAATACTATCCACGCTCCAAATTTCTTCGGAACTGTTTCAGCTGACTTTTTCGCGTCCATGGCTCCTACCTGCACAGATCGAGCGCTCCGGCCGCTCCGGCATCCAATCAACGAGCGTATGAAGTACGTCACACCGATAGTGCGGATGGTCGGCCTCGCACCGGATGCCGGTCGGCTGACGGCTGCCGATGATTGATGGTTCGCGCGACCCCGCATTGGCATTGCGCAACCGTCGGCCCCGCCAATCCACTCGGCGTGGTGCGGCCCACAATCACCCCGAACAAGGATTGGTCTCGCGACCGGGCCAAGGCCGAGCTATTGCCGCTGATCGAACGATTCCAGGGCCGTGTGCGCTACCAGGATCCCCAGGGAGGCCTCTGGGAACCGGCGAAGTGGTAGCAGGCGAGGGTTGTGACCGAATGCAGGTTGTATCTGTCTCGAGCAACCATCTGAGGGGTTGCAAGCAGGATCCGGACTCCGGCTAGTCATGCCTTGGCAAATCCGCCCCGACCGGTCATCGGGCACGGGGCACATTCCGGCGACGATACTGAGCGGTCCCGACGGTTACACCACGCACCTATCGCTCGGGTGTCGAGATACCCATCGCTATGGGACCAGCGTTCAGGTTTTCCGGAGTAGGCCGGTGACGCCGGCGAGGAGGATAGCGGTGAATACCCAGGACAGGAGCCGCAAAATGGGTAAGCCCCAGCTGATGACGCGCGACGGCCTGGATTTTATTGTCCAGTCCGTCTGGGTGCCGAGGGCGGCGGGGACGATGCTGGTGAGGGTGTAGGTCCCCGGAATGAGGCATGGGTAGCCGGGGTACAGATCGCAGTCAACGTGGGCAGTGATAGGTGAGGGAGGCGGATCGCCGCCGTTGTTGTGTGCGTGGGTTTCTGCTGCCGTGCGTGCGGCGTCCGGCTTGGTCGGGACGAAATCGGCTTGGTTGTAGGCGACGAGCACGGTCCCGAGAATGAAGGCGACGACCAGCCACCCCGCGGCGGCGAGCGGGTAGTAGCCGTGTCCGGCGACCGCCCGGTAGGTCCAGCGCAGCGGCTTGAAGCGACACCGTGCACGCTTCGTGACCTGGTTGGCGGCATCGTATCTGAGTCGCCGGGCGTCGGCGGGTTGGCCGTACGGTCGTAGACCGCGGCCAGGGCATGCCAGGGCTGGACGGTGAACCTTGTCCCGGCCGTCTTCAGCCACCGTTTTGCGGCGGCGCGATTGGTTCGGATCAGTCCGTGCACATCGGTGACCTCCCAGCCGGTGGCGATCAGTTGCCCGTGGGGAACGGAGTCTCCCGGGGTGCGCAGGTCGGTGATCGTCGTCCGGTTCAGGTCGATTGTTCCGTCGACCTCTGTCATTGTCAGCCACAATGATCTGACGGTCGCGCCTCCGAGTTCGAGGGCGACCCCCTCCTTCGGGTTGGTGAGGGTGGCGCCGTCCAAGTTGAGCTCGACGCCGATGCTCGCGCCGGGGGCCCGGATCGCGCCGGCGGCGGTCAACCCCTCGGCGACCAGGCCACCTGTGACGGTCGCGCCTCCGAGGTCGAGGACGTCCTGGTTGGGGTTGGTGAGTTTGGCGCCCCTCAGCTCGAGCTGGCCGCCGATGCTCGCGCCGGGGATATGGATCTTGCCGGTGGCGGTGAACTCGTCGCTGGCGACCAGGCCACGTGTGATGGTCGCGCCTGTGAGGTCGAGGACGTCCTGGTTGGGGTTGGTGAGTTTGGCGCCCCTCAGCTCGAGCTGGCCGCCGATGCTCGCGTCGGTGATATTGATCTTGCCGGTGGCGGTCAACCCCTCGGCGACCAGGCCACCTGTGACGGTCGCGCCTCCGAGGTCGAGGACGTCCTGGTTGGGGTTGGTGAGTTTGGCGCCCCTCAGGTCGAGCTGGCCGCCGATGCTCGCGCCGGGGGCCCGGATCATGCCGGTGGTGAACTCGTCACGGGCGACCAGGCCACCGGTGATGGTCGCGTTAGTGAGGTTGAGTGAGGTGATGTAAGACCCGCTGAGGTTGAGTTCTTTCAACGTCGAGCCGGACAGGTCGATGTTGGGTTCGACGCGGGATCCAGTGAGGTGAAGGGGGTGCTCGAACTGCACGTTTTCGAGATCGACCGGCCCGGTGATTCGTACACCGTTGATCCGTAACCCGCGAGGACCGACCGACAGGTCACGGTCGATGAGTACGGTGCGAAGCGCGGCGGCGGGTAGTTGCCGTTCCGTTCCCCAGGCTTCGGCCCAGGCGGGGTTCCGGTCGTCCGATTCGGGGGCGAGGCCTGCTGCCAGGTCGAGAGTCTCTCCAGACTGCGCGGCGTCGACGAGCCATGCGACCCACTCAGCCACAACCGTGTCGTCATCGTCCATGACGATGATCATCTCGCAGACTTGGGCTCGGCCGCCGATGATCGGGCTTCAAACATGATCGGCTGATCCTATGGAGGCCGCCACGTCCCCTTATTCGATCATTTTCACGACAGCAACGATTCGGCCGAAGGGCTCGACTGGCGACGTCCGCTGGTGACAGTTGCGATCTGTAGGTGACAACTACAACCTGTCGTCACACCCGCGCGGTCTCGCACAAATTCCCCAGCGCGATCCGAGATACGATTCGAACATGCGTTCGGCTAACTGGTGGCTCACGCTAGAGATCGACAGCGCGGTCGTCAACGGCGATCAGCTGTACCGGACCCGCGATGGGCGTTATGCACGTCCATCGCGGCGTTTGCCACGAAGGCCACCGCCTCGGACCCGATCGGCTGGCCAGCCTGCCAGGCCGGCCGGGGCGGTGGACATCGCACCTACCGCTGCCGCACATGCGACGACATCATCTACCTGCCCGACCTCGCCGCGGGATGCAATCACCGCGTCTTCGATGACCGCGGCGAGCCCCCCTCCGATCGTCCCGCCGCGCAGCGGGCTCGACCTCGCGCTAGGCCGCGAGCTTGGGCACGAACCGGTACGTGAACCACGGCCGCCGGGGGAACTCCGGCTTGTCGATCCTGATCAGGTACTCCTCCTCGCCGTCGAAGGAGGGGTGCCTCAACCGAAGCGTTTCCTGCAAGACGGCGTCAGCTGGAAACTCTTTGGCTAACAGTCGTTTCCATTCAGGATTTGCGGAGCAAACATCGAGAATCTCGTCATATCGGCCCGGTTCGAATAGCGCTTTCCCGGTCAGGTGTATGCCGACCACGAGGCCGTGGGCGTAGGTGCAGACAGTTAGTCGGCGGCTCGGGCGCTTGACGCGGCACGACTATCACGAGGTTTCTGCCACCACAACGACGTCGCCGAGGAGATCATCGACGACGTGCCGATGCTCGTCACCAGGAAAGGCGCAGTCCGGGCGGGCGCCGGGGATCTTGCCTTGATCCCCGGTTCGATGGGCACCCGCTCGTATGTGGTGCGCGGCAAGGGAAATCCGCCTCATTCCAGTCCGCCTCGCACGGTGCGGGCCGCCGGATGAGCCGGACCGCAGCGAAGAAGCAGTTCACCGGCGCCGATCTGATCGCCCAGACCGAGGGCGTCGAGTCCCGCAAGGACGCTGGCGTGGTCGACGAGATCCCCGCCGCCTACAAGGACATCGACCAGGTCATCGCCGCCCAAGCCAACCTGATCGACGTCGTGGCGACCCTGCGCCAAGTCCTGTGCGTGAAGGGCTGAGCATGAATTTCCTCCTCGAACGCGTCGTCGGATCAACCGCATTCGGCCTGGCCACGCCCGACAGCGACATCGACTACGCCGGGTCTACATCGGATCCACCGCGAACCTGCTCAGCCTGTACCCGTGGTCGCAGGAGCGCGCGCCACAGTAAAGGGGGCGACAGCGTCGACGCCGCGTTTCGATGTGCCACTGCCCTCCCGCCGGGCTTCTGTCTCCCGCCGTATGACGTCTTCCCAGAGCGTGTGCCTCAGCACGAAGCTTGATGAAGTTTCGACCTGTGTTCCATAGGCAACAAGATCGGATAGATTCTCACCCCGTTTTAGGTATTTCCTTCACAGCGCATCTGCGACGCGATCGCTCAAGTAGACTATGCTATTTCGCGTATCCTCATACCTTATTTCTCGCTTCCTCTACCTGAAATATTGTAAACTCTACCGTTTCTTTCACTTGCTTGAGATCGCGGGGATCGATCTCATGCTCTCCGATCCTCAATCTCGAAAATTGGCCAATTATTATTGCAATTGCTAAGTGGTGAGCCTGTGCTTTGCGACGTACCGCTCGAAATTCCACGCGGGACGTCCATCTCCTCCATCCATGAACTTTGTGGCGGCGGCACGACCGTTCGTGTAAAGCAGGTTCTGATTTTCCTCGGAGAGGTCGAAGTCGGTAGCCTTTACTGTGCCGGTGTCGACGAATATTGTCCGATCGATAACGGATGGATCGTCTAGATGCATGCGATCATAGAAGCCGGTCATTGTGTCCAGCATCGCCCGACCCATGCTGATGACATTCGTTACTTTGTTGATGCTTCCCTGTGCTGCACCGGGCCTGGCAGAGAGCTTGATTCCGATTGTTGGCCACTTCGGTTCGACACCGCTTGGTGCGTCGAAAACGCCGATGGGAAAGTTCGAGAGTAGACCACCATCGACGAGCCAAGACTTCTCGCCGGCAGCGGTGTCCCACCGCACCGGGGTATAGAAGAACGGAATCGACATCGAAGCCCGCACCGCCTCAGAAACATGCTGTGCGCCGGGATCGCGTCCGTAGCAGTCGTATTGCCAGGGCAACCGGCGGAGGGAGCCCTGGCTGATATCTGAGGCCATAACGACGAGTCGATATCTCTCGGCAGGAGGCAGGTTGGTGTCATTGTACTCGAAGTTTGCGAAGGTGCGCATATTTCGCGCTGCGAGAATCTCGTCAAGCCAATTCCTTAGGTAGTTGCCGCGGAATATACCTTGCTTGAACAGCAGTCCGAGCGCCTTGCCGGCGGCGAACCGGTCGGTGAAGTCGCCGTCTCTGAATTTCCGATAGTCCACGGACTGCATAATGTTGACGAGCTCCTTAGCAGATAGTCCCGCAGCAACGAGGGTGCCAATGATCGAGCCGGCCGATGTCCCCGCAATCCGCCTGAACTTATACCCATGCTCCTCAAGCACCTCGATGGCGCCCACAAGCGCGATACCAGTGAGCAGCGGAGGACGCAGATCGCGCAACTGACGGCGCCAGTCCCGCCCGAACGATGCCGGTCACTCAACGCCCGCGCACGGCACAGACGGCAGGGTGATTTCCCGCGGTAGCGCCCCGCCTTCGGCCGCACGCCCGCTGTCACCACCCAGGACATCGCGACCACCGTGACAACGGCGTCCGGTTGTGCTGGAGGACGAGGTCCGCGTCAGGTCTCCGGCCGCACCGCGCGCCGACGGCATCGCCACCCTGGCGGGTCCGCTCGAGCGCGTCGCCGAGCAGGGCGATGGCGTGCGGCGGTCGTCGTCTCCAATCGACCGACCTCCGCCTCGTACGCGGCTACCGCGGCGTGGCGACGTCTTGGGCGATGCGTCACCTGCGTAACTTCGCCAGCTTCATGGCGCATACCTCCGCCAGGTGATCGTCGTAGTCGACGGCGGACGGCCTGTGCAGTACGAACCCATCGCCCACCGAGCGGCTAACGCACTAGTGTCACCCCAGTGGATGGCGACAGCCGACGGTCAGAGGTCGTTGATGAATTGGCAGTGACGGTTTCTCCCTATGCTGGCCTTGATCGGGAGGTAGTTAGCTTTCCTCCACGTAGAATCTTGGGTCGGTCGGTGTCAACCCAGCGGCGGAAATAGAACGCCGAAACGTCGAGGAGCGTGGGCTTCGGTTATGGCGGCTATGTCTGCGTCACCATCGTCGGGCGCGGCGCGATGACCGCGCTTCGCGGCGGGGCGGCCGACAAGGCGGGAAACGAGTACGAGGACCTCTGGACGGCGATCCGCGTCGCGGACCTCTTGCACGGCCAAGCACATCGAATCAGATTGGAACCGCCGGGCGACGCCGGCGTCGGGATCGAGTTCGAAGTAGACGTCGCGGGTAGGACATGGGGCGAGCAAACGAAGAACGTCGCCACCACATGGACGATCGCCCGACTCAAGAAGGGCGACGCTAGCGGTCGGATCAGTGTCCTGGCAGGCGCGAAGCACCAGATCGAGCTTGGACGTGGATATCGGCTCATCACGTCGAGTACTGCAAACCCGCTTCTTGACCTCAGTAATCGGGCGCGAGCGACCCTGACGATCGCCGAGTTCAATGACCAACTAACTGAGGTGCTCCGGCCCGACTTCGCCACCATCGTCGAGTATTGGGCAGTCACCGAGGAAGTGGCGTGGCGACTTCTGAAGGACATCGTGGTGGAACATCACCCGACAGAACTGCTTCGACGGACCGTATGGCTTGCGTTCCGCACCCTCTACGCTGGCGACCCAAACGATGTCCTCGATGCAGTCGGCCGCTTCTGCAGCGAGCATCGCCACGAGAATATTTCGGCGCCCCAGGTCGCCGCATTCCTCAAGCCAAGGTTTATCGAGCGTCTCCTCGCTGGTGATGACACCGTTCGTCGAATGCTGCATCGCACGCTCGAACGTCACCAGCGGCGAGTGCAGCACGCGAAGCCGAGCTTCGGGTTCGTTCCACGTTCGGAAGCGCAGGCCATCATCGGCAAGCTGGACGACGTCGATAGCCCACAGATTGTGGTGGTCGACGGCCCAGCCGGCTACGGGAAGTCAGCGGTTGTTGCCGAGATCGCGTCGAGGTTGGATCAACGCGGATGGTTCGTAGCGGTCGCACGCATGGATACCGGCACCGCAATGCCGACGTCCGACCATCTAGGCGAGCAGATGGGTCTGCCCGAATCTCCATCGGTCCTGCTGGCAGGAGTGGCTGCTGGATTGCGTGGTCTGCTTGTCGTCGACCAACTCGACGCAGTGAGTTACTTCAGCGGGCGAATGCCAGACAGCTTCGATGCCGTCGACGAGGTACGCGACGAACTCCAAAGGGTACCCAATCTCAAACTACTGCTTGTGGTCCGAACCGTAGACTTGGAAAACGACCCACGACTGCGGTTCGTCCTTCACACCGAAGGCTTGGCGATCCGCCACACCCTGCAGAAGTTGAGCGCCGACCAGGTCCGCGAGCATCTTCGCCAACACGGTTGCCCCGTGCTGGCGGATGCGACAGTCGAACTCTTGTGCACCCCACTGCACTTCGCAGTGTTTTCCCACCTGTCCGAAGAAGCTCGTCGGCACTCCTATCGGACCCTGCAGGACCTCTATGACCGATTGACCACCGAAGCCAGACAGCGCGCCACCAACCGTGCAGGCCACATGAGCTGGGCGGCAATCACCTCCACCCTCGTCGCGTACATGAGCGAGCAGCAGACCCTGGAAGCACCACGCGCGTTGCTCGACGAGTTTCCGCTCGAGGAAATCGCTGCCCTCGAGTCGGAAGCCATCCTTGTCGCCGAGGAACGCGGTGTTTCATTCTTCCACGAATCGTATTTCGACTACTTGTTCGCCCGCGCGTTCGCCACCCGAGGCGATGACCTCCACGAATTCCTGACCAACAGCAGCCAGTTCCTCTTCCGACGCGCCCAGACACGTCAAGTGGTCGAGTATCTCGCGGCACAAGATCGCCAGCGGTTCCGCGATGTCGTTACTCAGTTGCTTGGCTCACCGAGGATCCGATCGCATATCAAGCAGGTCGTCGTGGGTGTCCTTCGCCAGCTCACACCCACAGCAACCGACTGGGATGCGCTCGAAGACATAGCGTGGAGCGAGGGGCCGATCGGTCGGTCTGTGCTGGGTCTGCTGTCCGCCCCACAGTGGTTCGATGCCGCTGACAACTCCGGCCGCTGGGAGGCGTGGCTTGCTGACCCCAACCGTGTAGAAGCCGCAGCACAGCAGTTGATCTCGGTAGCCACAGAACGAGGGCAGCGTGTCGCCGAGCTGTTTCGCCCCTACGTTGGTACGAATGAGGACTGGCGCCTGCGTCTCCGGACATTGATCTCCTGGTCTATGTGCCGGCCGTTGGTGCCGCTTGCGATCGAGCTGATCGAGGGAGGCCATGTTGATGATGCCCGCGGGCCCATCGCGGTCAACAGCGACTTCTGGTCGATTGTCGGTGCCTTGGAAGACGACGACCCGGTTGGGGCCGCTCGACTTATCGGTGCCTATTTGAAACGTGGGCTGGCCCGCGCTCACGCCGATGGAGCATCCGACCCCTTTGCGTCGAAGCATCTCGCGCGACACTCCCAAGGCCATGACGTCATTCAGCATGTCGCCGAAAAGGTGCCCGAGCCTTTCATCCGCGAAGTTCTTCCGTTCATTGCCGAGCTCTCGAACATCCGCTTGCAGACCCAAACCCCTTCCCTCAGCCGCTGGGGCCGACCGCTCAAAAACGCCCGCACGGTGGACGATACGATCTTCGCGGCGGTCGAAAAGGCACTTCAGAGTCTGGCGATAAGCAACCCACAGGCGGCTTCGGAGGCAATCGGCCCATACCGAGGCGCAGCAAGCGAGGCACTCCGGTTCCTGGTGTGCAGAACGTTGACTGC
Encoded here:
- a CDS encoding PqiC family protein gives rise to the protein MFDNPRLVYRLSDGRIVDPGRLYRLRNGKWAEPWPRGCPRCGQQFGPKRMLVGSLACLQAGGIHRLHFCTACGHVVYTPPIDADCEHPTTRST
- a CDS encoding IS110 family transposase — translated: MFVGWDWGNAAHDVTVINDAGGRVDRLRIPHTEDGIARALAELARHGDRTDLPVAIETTRGLVVDRLLAAGHPVIAIHPNAFHAARPRWGAARAKNDPGDAFKLADFARTDIHRLPRLVPTLPETLELQALTRQRGDQLGLRIAAANQLAALLDAHWPGGKTVFAQLHSPITLEFLDRYPTPQSAAGLTPARLEQFCKRRGYSGRRSGSELLARLREAPVAATRLGQAVVAQLVRAQVAVVRALQAGIDALETIITEAVTAHPYARLLGDLPRVGTLNLAQIIGEVGPILERTTSFDQLAAETGVAPVTRASGKTHTVAFRHATNRHARQALHVWFDNSRRAHAWAAQRYAAARARGQRHPHALRTLGRAWLRVIWACWRTKTAYNPTRHQPEKQPTAA
- a CDS encoding patatin-like phospholipase family protein, with product MGAIEVLEEHGYKFRRIAGTSAGSIIGTLVAAGLSAKELVNIMQSVDYRKFRDGDFTDRFAAGKALGLLFKQGIFRGNYLRNWLDEILAARNMRTFANFEYNDTNLPPAERYRLVVMASDISQGSLRRLPWQYDCYGRDPGAQHVSEAVRASMSIPFFYTPVRWDTAAGEKSWLVDGGLLSNFPIGVFDAPSGVEPKWPTIGIKLSARPGAAQGSINKVTNVISMGRAMLDTMTGFYDRMHLDDPSVIDRTIFVDTGTVKATDFDLSEENQNLLYTNGRAAATKFMDGGDGRPAWNFERYVAKHRLTT
- a CDS encoding ATP-binding protein, whose protein sequence is MGFGYGGYVCVTIVGRGAMTALRGGAADKAGNEYEDLWTAIRVADLLHGQAHRIRLEPPGDAGVGIEFEVDVAGRTWGEQTKNVATTWTIARLKKGDASGRISVLAGAKHQIELGRGYRLITSSTANPLLDLSNRARATLTIAEFNDQLTEVLRPDFATIVEYWAVTEEVAWRLLKDIVVEHHPTELLRRTVWLAFRTLYAGDPNDVLDAVGRFCSEHRHENISAPQVAAFLKPRFIERLLAGDDTVRRMLHRTLERHQRRVQHAKPSFGFVPRSEAQAIIGKLDDVDSPQIVVVDGPAGYGKSAVVAEIASRLDQRGWFVAVARMDTGTAMPTSDHLGEQMGLPESPSVLLAGVAAGLRGLLVVDQLDAVSYFSGRMPDSFDAVDEVRDELQRVPNLKLLLVVRTVDLENDPRLRFVLHTEGLAIRHTLQKLSADQVREHLRQHGCPVLADATVELLCTPLHFAVFSHLSEEARRHSYRTLQDLYDRLTTEARQRATNRAGHMSWAAITSTLVAYMSEQQTLEAPRALLDEFPLEEIAALESEAILVAEERGVSFFHESYFDYLFARAFATRGDDLHEFLTNSSQFLFRRAQTRQVVEYLAAQDRQRFRDVVTQLLGSPRIRSHIKQVVVGVLRQLTPTATDWDALEDIAWSEGPIGRSVLGLLSAPQWFDAADNSGRWEAWLADPNRVEAAAQQLISVATERGQRVAELFRPYVGTNEDWRLRLRTLISWSMCRPLVPLAIELIEGGHVDDARGPIAVNSDFWSIVGALEDDDPVGAARLIGAYLKRGLARAHADGASDPFASKHLARHSQGHDVIQHVAEKVPEPFIREVLPFIAELSNIRLQTQTPSLSRWGRPLKNARTVDDTIFAAVEKALQSLAISNPQAASEAIGPYRGAASEALRFLVCRTLTASPDSDDAIDWLIADQRNLMLGWYDSPRYASYQLIAAHSARCAEQLCRQLETEILRGDKGFRPHHGQVALLYGIDPERMSTAARRRLEELKRLFVGPPLSPTPIVASFVGPPISSDASKRMGDKNWLSALRKHTSEHTRERSGVTVGGASNLAVVLGTRANEDPERFARLALQFDSSIPMTATKHVIQSVGSNIDPALFALLCEHALTTYGDEVSHAVCTAISDFSAIDDRLISLIDQLSTSTDPNPEHTSADLRDLYITGLRSTRGTAALAVAAALFQGAQHLDRLLTLVRRLANDPSVAVRTCASHAVAALLNHDQDAALNTAERLFDAPLIVFDTPATERLLTYCLLRSPTRFIPHLQRALEGPTSIATRAGRVWAVAHHRGAIAHPISEDVRTLATPSRLGAAQVLAENIADSSQELTALFADPDPDVREAASAGLRKLSDVQPNLQDGLVDGFLARPAFTENIETLIDGLENLGTRLPRAALQACEKGIETAGTGLGSLQGRGSYVGREITTIVLRLYRQADEITRTRCLDIIDRLFDLNAYGLDKALAEER